From Polaribacter butkevichii, a single genomic window includes:
- a CDS encoding EH signature domain-containing protein — MANIKQLLNWNLLNSVIKANGQKLIAHKTKEIFNTNIDTLSNIALQQTMRSEIPKQELVEEIYDKFKNLEEQPIAVLLESFTKREVRLLVWSLDYKGEESILFSTQFGKFIRLVNEYWRDSYIIPLWYVLLKNWYALNNNKSRFQEYIILFKIKCDEYEKSRKDVIAIKTHFNFWKPNGIKSFVNYLNENNIPFNGICTYLNFNANILGTDYYYESFILYLKIIDKENISKELVEDVLVEIKGINSKKHKLILLSILITSGQFSRTINIIQQVAFSIIGDPIVKRHWTSGHLNEEEIELVESARKKLLVLMNKKFIKIFFSKLVQDPRREKYWLKFIDDIEDVKFVGNRLNYSILKNNQEISKYVDARYTVTRSNQSTSALIFWAKDYVFVEFSDKGAVYIYKRESFNIKTKHIENITELKSWPRGMAVIKSVGNYWEFMPEGTHAHIGERWEFRLSIWMKKYFYN, encoded by the coding sequence ATGGCGAACATTAAACAACTTCTAAACTGGAACTTATTAAACTCTGTTATTAAAGCTAACGGACAGAAGTTGATTGCTCATAAAACAAAAGAAATTTTTAATACTAATATTGATACGTTAAGCAATATAGCATTACAGCAAACAATGAGAAGTGAAATACCTAAACAAGAGTTGGTAGAAGAAATTTACGATAAGTTTAAAAATTTAGAGGAACAACCAATAGCCGTTTTATTAGAAAGTTTCACAAAAAGAGAAGTCCGCTTATTGGTTTGGTCTTTAGATTATAAAGGAGAAGAATCTATACTTTTTAGTACACAATTTGGTAAATTTATCCGCTTGGTAAATGAATATTGGCGAGATTCTTATATAATTCCACTTTGGTATGTATTACTAAAAAACTGGTATGCTTTAAATAATAATAAATCGAGATTTCAAGAGTACATTATTCTTTTTAAAATAAAATGTGATGAATATGAAAAATCTAGAAAAGACGTTATCGCAATAAAAACTCATTTTAATTTTTGGAAACCTAACGGTATTAAATCTTTTGTTAATTATTTGAATGAAAACAACATACCTTTTAATGGTATTTGTACATACTTAAACTTTAATGCCAACATACTTGGTACCGATTATTATTACGAGAGTTTTATATTGTACTTAAAGATAATAGATAAAGAGAATATCTCTAAAGAGCTAGTAGAGGATGTATTAGTTGAAATAAAAGGGATAAATAGTAAAAAACATAAGCTAATTTTATTAAGTATTCTAATTACTTCTGGTCAGTTTTCAAGAACAATTAACATAATACAACAAGTAGCTTTTTCTATTATAGGAGATCCGATTGTAAAAAGACATTGGACTAGTGGTCATTTAAATGAAGAGGAAATTGAACTTGTAGAAAGTGCAAGAAAGAAGTTACTTGTTTTAATGAATAAAAAGTTTATTAAAATATTTTTCTCAAAACTAGTACAAGATCCAAGAAGAGAAAAGTACTGGTTAAAGTTTATAGACGATATTGAAGATGTGAAATTTGTAGGAAACCGATTAAATTATAGTATTCTTAAAAATAACCAAGAGATCTCTAAATATGTAGATGCTCGTTATACTGTTACTAGAAGTAACCAAAGTACATCTGCGCTTATTTTTTGGGCAAAAGATTATGTTTTTGTAGAATTTTCAGATAAAGGTGCTGTGTATATTTATAAAAGAGAAAGTTTTAATATAAAAACAAAACATATAGAAAACATAACAGAATTAAAAAGTTGGCCAAGAGGAATGGCTGTTATTAAATCTGTGGGTAATTATTGGGAGTTTATGCCAGAAGGAACACATGCTCACATAGGTGAAAGATGGGAATTTAGGCTAAGTATCTGGATGAAAAAATATTTTTATAACTAA
- a CDS encoding MotA/TolQ/ExbB proton channel family protein: protein MKILENYFAYPKDGSIPIGTIVVVILLASFIGALLYLFVKRKKLFTSIEQQNITSDKELSPIWSAYKKTFVNYGSITKTNHHAKEFFSEYAILNVKLDIRLLNNVASSLVGLGVLGTFLGLALGVSSIQLTDSETIKASIDTLLKGMGAAFTTSIWGMILSILFTLIYKYKQAKISKKINELCLLLDSENKIELQDLEVIQAEKQKAVIHELFNEYLVADTDEGKQLPKNVFRQLLEESMNQTVALQKFADDLGESIADTLEATLEKLTEENGKQLTELIEGQLVPVLNELKDIKQDSGTAIIETAIENLSNSMREMMQNFKEEISGDTKEEMEQLSLRLSTVSDSLLSVPETMQNVSHEISETIDLLKNSVIDNITKANHESKANSTENKELFESANTVYKETLAEVNTRMDKIIEDQKNNLMLFSDVTKEVQATLDNNKNLNLEYQQILNGSKGVVEKINSIATKFQLNSEHLDNITYSLTASIESHKKDVLSVSEAQNNLLLDINKSIDKTQGVSETYINKFETIEEGLQGIFKHLQEGLVEYQTTTSGTLNDYLVSFSTSLKDSQQGLSAILGSLNEMVEDLTESVDKLRKSK from the coding sequence ATGAAAATTTTAGAAAATTATTTTGCCTATCCAAAAGACGGAAGCATTCCTATTGGTACCATTGTGGTAGTTATATTACTTGCTAGTTTTATAGGAGCATTATTGTATTTATTTGTAAAAAGGAAAAAACTTTTTACTTCTATAGAGCAACAAAACATTACATCCGATAAAGAACTATCTCCTATTTGGTCAGCATATAAAAAAACCTTTGTTAATTATGGGAGCATTACTAAAACAAACCATCATGCCAAAGAGTTCTTTTCTGAATATGCCATTTTAAATGTAAAGTTAGATATCAGATTATTAAATAATGTAGCCAGCTCTTTAGTTGGTTTAGGGGTTTTAGGTACCTTTTTAGGATTAGCTTTGGGTGTTTCTTCAATTCAGTTAACAGATTCAGAAACTATAAAAGCAAGTATAGACACCTTATTAAAAGGAATGGGAGCTGCTTTTACAACATCTATTTGGGGAATGATTTTATCAATATTATTTACCCTCATATATAAATACAAGCAAGCTAAAATATCAAAAAAAATTAATGAGTTGTGTTTACTTTTAGACAGCGAAAATAAAATTGAATTGCAAGATTTAGAAGTGATTCAGGCGGAAAAACAAAAAGCAGTAATTCACGAGTTATTTAATGAGTATTTAGTAGCAGATACAGATGAAGGAAAACAATTACCAAAAAATGTGTTCAGACAATTGTTAGAAGAATCTATGAATCAAACAGTAGCATTACAAAAATTTGCCGACGATTTAGGAGAAAGTATTGCAGATACTTTAGAAGCTACTTTAGAAAAATTAACTGAAGAAAATGGAAAGCAATTAACCGAATTAATAGAAGGACAATTAGTGCCTGTATTAAATGAGTTAAAAGATATAAAACAAGATTCAGGTACCGCCATTATAGAAACTGCCATAGAAAACCTTTCGAATTCTATGAGAGAAATGATGCAGAATTTTAAGGAAGAGATATCTGGAGATACAAAAGAAGAAATGGAACAACTTTCATTAAGGCTTTCTACAGTATCGGATTCGTTACTATCAGTACCAGAAACTATGCAAAATGTATCTCATGAAATTTCTGAAACTATTGATTTATTAAAAAATAGTGTAATAGATAATATTACAAAGGCTAACCATGAGTCAAAAGCCAATAGTACAGAGAATAAAGAATTATTTGAGTCCGCAAATACTGTATATAAAGAAACGTTGGCTGAAGTAAATACTAGAATGGATAAAATTATTGAAGATCAAAAAAATAATTTAATGTTATTCTCTGATGTTACAAAAGAAGTACAAGCAACTCTAGATAATAACAAGAATCTTAATTTAGAGTATCAGCAGATTTTAAACGGTTCTAAAGGTGTGGTAGAAAAAATAAATAGTATTGCCACTAAGTTTCAATTAAACTCAGAACACCTAGATAATATAACCTATAGCTTAACAGCAAGTATTGAGAGCCACAAAAAAGACGTATTAAGTGTTTCAGAAGCTCAAAATAACTTATTGCTTGATATTAATAAATCAATTGATAAAACACAAGGAGTATCAGAAACCTATATTAATAAGTTTGAAACGATAGAAGAAGGTTTACAAGGTATTTTTAAACATTTACAAGAAGGATTGGTAGAATATCAAACTACTACAAGTGGTACTTTAAATGATTATTTAGTTAGCTTCTCTACCTCATTAAAAGATTCTCAACAAGGTTTATCTGCTATTTTAGGCAGCTTAAATGAAATGGTAGAAGATTTAACTGAATCTGTAGATAAACTAAGAAAATCTAAATAG
- a CDS encoding OmpA family protein, which produces MDFSEEKTNQFDLSTGDLMASLLMVFVLCLIGTMLQLQEEFDDKSKVAERYKELQSQIYIDLQEEFKDDLKEWGAEIDKEQLIFRFTEPDILFRVGRSEVKQEFKDILQSFFPRYIKVLSGKIYKDHIEEIRVEGHTSLEGQNNMTDQQAYFYNMKLSQDRTRSVLSFVLEQLDENVYQWTKLRTTANGLSSVKPIAENDTEANRKLNRRVEFRIKTDAEQQIREMLLYGEH; this is translated from the coding sequence ATGGATTTTTCAGAGGAAAAAACAAATCAGTTTGATTTATCTACAGGAGATTTAATGGCTTCTCTTTTAATGGTTTTTGTATTGTGCTTAATTGGTACCATGTTACAGTTACAGGAAGAATTTGATGACAAAAGCAAAGTTGCAGAACGTTATAAGGAATTACAATCTCAGATATACATAGATCTACAAGAAGAGTTTAAAGACGATTTAAAAGAATGGGGAGCAGAAATAGACAAAGAGCAATTAATCTTTCGATTTACAGAACCAGATATATTATTTAGAGTAGGAAGAAGTGAAGTAAAACAAGAGTTTAAAGATATTTTACAAAGTTTTTTCCCTAGGTATATAAAAGTATTAAGTGGTAAGATTTATAAAGATCATATTGAAGAAATTCGAGTTGAGGGACATACATCTCTAGAAGGTCAAAATAATATGACAGATCAGCAAGCTTATTTTTATAATATGAAACTGTCGCAAGATAGAACCAGGTCTGTGTTATCCTTTGTTTTAGAACAATTAGATGAAAATGTATATCAATGGACAAAATTAAGAACTACAGCAAATGGGTTGTCTTCAGTAAAACCAATTGCAGAAAATGATACAGAAGCAAATAGAAAACTTAACAGACGTGTAGAATTTAGAATTAAAACCGATGCCGAACAACAAATAAGAGAAATGTTACTCTATGGCGAACATTAA
- a CDS encoding DEAD/DEAH box helicase: protein MEIIKNYKEECIEFFYKKESGKIVSFSNWIDNNVDPIAFNIINDLLVNGIAEEVDDKIVIKNADISLMEEDLGILEIPNWYPYEIYITLKGTGLKDKKGLLEYSFQDKTNKNGTGNIVFKNSDRKGVLLEKSSCSYVLNVMNLNMIHAIEEFNKASDLPEKERLKLIAEIQLIASKCKNVFLSRILSETIILNPSTCKLNVTEIGENKYRITPEFEEVNQTVFEKKFNLLNRVKPEYSYSEEGKKIRVLIDDSKEGEGIKTELEKVKKQRTYSKEEISEMVETPSKFWNTDLLDLDDFGKRVAELGIYKPKFYPFISPYKSEWIPGIAIEDVVNGTRLLSIENEEQLESLKQVFETAKAKKESEIVFKDEILDIHKIQPIIDIAEKQLKQPKTPVVSPKEDQNKEVKKVLIIKENTEIEEYVENIEVIKDADYRLSEISNLSKGIQLKKHQKEGVAWLQTLSKKPYNLPGVLLADDMGLGKTIQVLYFMEWYFQNGNTKPNLVIAPVSLLENWEQEHKKFFNDSDIEIKLLWGSNVRNYVHVNDKELTIKSLSSPGLYLTTYETLRRHQIPFAMVNWGIVALDEAQRVKTPGTLVTNAAKALKAHFKIAMTGTPVENSLVDLWCIMDFCNPGLLLDARSFTKEYVKPLNDANTDFETHSKNLRGKIGEAFMRRMKVDVAKDLPTITPIENRAHAQQMPIEQYKAYINELRNIEEIKKSGNSGAAILQGILNLKSISDHPLLKTDDLATLEIKEVVSSSAKLMKTIALIEEINERKEKVIVFTDNKKMQRVLRRVFLEIYNINVAVINGDTPSSSNSVNLKNGKLSRQQEVDKFQNQIGFNIIVMSPIAAGFGLNITGANHVIHYTRHWNPAKENQATDRAYRIGQTKPVHVYYPMAIAPNEELKTFDIILNKLLENKSQLASNTLFPSQQIEIKNDEFLDAFSIKN, encoded by the coding sequence ATGGAAATAATAAAAAACTACAAAGAAGAATGTATTGAGTTTTTCTACAAAAAAGAGTCCGGTAAAATCGTTTCATTTTCTAATTGGATAGACAATAATGTAGATCCTATTGCTTTTAATATTATTAACGATTTATTAGTAAATGGTATTGCAGAAGAAGTTGATGATAAGATTGTAATTAAGAATGCAGATATTTCTTTGATGGAAGAAGATTTAGGGATTTTAGAAATTCCTAATTGGTATCCTTACGAAATTTACATAACTCTAAAAGGGACAGGATTAAAAGATAAAAAAGGACTTTTAGAATATTCGTTTCAAGATAAAACTAATAAAAACGGAACAGGAAACATTGTTTTTAAAAATTCCGATAGAAAAGGAGTTTTATTAGAAAAAAGTAGTTGTTCTTATGTTTTAAACGTGATGAATTTAAATATGATTCACGCCATTGAAGAATTTAATAAAGCATCAGACTTACCCGAAAAAGAGCGTTTAAAATTAATTGCAGAAATACAATTGATAGCTTCTAAATGTAAGAATGTATTTTTATCGAGAATATTATCTGAAACGATCATTTTAAATCCCTCAACTTGTAAGTTAAACGTAACAGAAATCGGAGAAAATAAATATAGAATCACACCAGAATTTGAGGAGGTAAATCAAACAGTTTTTGAGAAAAAATTCAATTTATTAAATAGAGTAAAACCAGAATATAGTTATTCTGAAGAAGGAAAGAAAATTAGAGTTTTAATAGATGATTCTAAAGAAGGGGAAGGAATTAAAACAGAATTAGAAAAAGTAAAAAAACAAAGAACGTATTCTAAAGAAGAGATAAGTGAAATGGTGGAAACACCTTCAAAATTTTGGAATACGGATCTTTTAGATTTAGACGATTTTGGTAAAAGGGTTGCAGAATTGGGTATTTACAAACCAAAATTTTATCCTTTTATTAGTCCTTATAAATCAGAATGGATACCTGGTATTGCTATTGAAGATGTAGTCAACGGTACACGATTATTATCAATTGAAAATGAAGAACAACTAGAAAGTTTAAAGCAAGTCTTTGAAACCGCAAAAGCAAAGAAAGAAAGTGAAATTGTTTTTAAAGATGAAATCTTAGATATACATAAAATACAGCCTATTATTGATATTGCTGAGAAGCAACTAAAACAACCAAAAACACCAGTAGTTTCACCCAAAGAAGATCAAAACAAGGAAGTTAAAAAAGTTTTGATCATTAAGGAAAATACTGAGATTGAAGAATATGTTGAAAATATAGAAGTAATAAAAGACGCTGATTATCGCTTAAGTGAAATATCAAATCTTTCTAAAGGAATTCAATTAAAAAAACATCAAAAAGAAGGAGTTGCTTGGTTACAAACCTTATCAAAAAAACCTTATAATTTGCCAGGTGTATTATTGGCAGATGATATGGGGTTGGGAAAAACCATTCAAGTTTTATATTTTATGGAATGGTATTTTCAAAATGGAAATACAAAACCTAATTTGGTGATAGCACCTGTTTCTTTATTGGAAAATTGGGAACAAGAACACAAGAAGTTTTTTAACGATTCTGATATAGAAATTAAATTGTTATGGGGTAGTAATGTTAGAAATTACGTTCATGTAAATGACAAAGAGTTAACCATAAAAAGCTTAAGTAGTCCTGGTTTGTATTTAACAACTTATGAAACACTTAGAAGGCATCAAATACCATTTGCAATGGTAAATTGGGGTATTGTAGCGTTAGATGAAGCTCAAAGAGTTAAAACACCAGGAACTTTAGTAACCAATGCTGCAAAAGCTCTAAAAGCGCATTTTAAAATAGCCATGACAGGTACACCAGTAGAAAACTCTTTAGTTGATTTATGGTGTATTATGGATTTTTGCAACCCTGGTTTATTATTAGATGCCAGATCTTTTACAAAAGAATATGTAAAACCTCTAAATGATGCCAATACAGATTTTGAAACGCATTCAAAAAATTTACGGGGAAAAATAGGAGAAGCTTTTATGAGACGTATGAAGGTTGATGTAGCTAAAGATTTACCTACAATAACACCTATCGAAAACAGAGCACATGCCCAACAAATGCCTATTGAGCAATACAAAGCTTACATAAATGAGCTAAGAAATATTGAAGAGATAAAAAAGTCAGGGAACAGCGGAGCTGCTATCTTACAAGGTATTTTAAATTTAAAATCTATTTCAGACCATCCATTACTTAAAACGGACGATTTAGCAACTTTAGAAATAAAAGAAGTTGTTAGTAGCTCTGCTAAATTAATGAAAACAATTGCTCTTATAGAGGAAATTAACGAACGTAAAGAGAAGGTAATTGTATTTACAGATAATAAGAAAATGCAAAGAGTTTTAAGGCGCGTTTTTTTAGAAATTTATAATATAAATGTTGCGGTCATAAATGGAGACACACCGTCAAGTTCAAATAGCGTAAATCTTAAAAACGGAAAATTATCACGTCAACAAGAAGTCGATAAATTTCAAAATCAAATAGGTTTTAATATCATTGTGATGTCACCAATTGCAGCAGGTTTTGGACTAAATATTACAGGAGCAAATCATGTGATTCATTATACCAGACATTGGAATCCTGCGAAAGAAAATCAAGCTACGGATAGAGCGTATCGTATTGGGCAAACAAAACCAGTTCATGTATATTATCCGATGGCTATTGCACCAAATGAAGAATTAAAAACATTTGATATTATTTTAAATAAACTATTAGAAAATAAATCTCAATTAGCATCAAACACGCTATTTCCATCACAACAAATAGAAATTAAAAATGATGAATTTTTAGATGCTTTTTCTATAAAAAATTAA
- a CDS encoding type I restriction endonuclease subunit R, with protein MSQKFTEAQLEAAFSELIAIEGYPHHLGDTLNRGEDEVILADDLRTFLLQKYKEENLTKQEADSIILQIKTLPASDLYESNKRFMSWLSDGFILKREDHTQKDIYINLVDFSGLENQTISKNIESLVAEPSTNYGNLNIYKFVTQLEITEANQKRIPDGILYINGLPLVVFEFKTAIREETTIHNAYEQLTIRYKRDIPQLFICNAFCVISDGVNNKAGSFFAPYEFYYAWRRVDGLAKDVDGINSMFTLVQGMLQKNRLLDIIRNFIYLPDSSKRNEKIVCRYPQYYAARALYDNIKLAQKNRDGSGGDGKGGTYFGATGCGKSFTMLFLTRLLMKSQYFGNPTILLITDRTDLDDQLSSQFTNAKNYVGDNGILSVESRKQLREKLQGCESGGVFLTTIHKFTEDLALLTERTNVICISDEAHRSQTNLDQKVTVTEKGVKKTFGFAKYLHDSLPNATFVGFTGTPIDATLDVFGKVVDAYTMTESVKDEITVRIVYEGRAAKVILNNSELAKIEAYYNEAANEGANEYQVDESKKQSANMNAVLGDPDILKKIANDFITHYENRVNEGATVKGKAMFVCSSRPIAYAFYQNLIALRPEWAEIKIAKDGAELTDKEKKEIKPMQRVKMIMTRGKDDPKEMYEALGTKEYRKELDRQFKNEKSNFKIAIVVDMWLTGFDVPFLDSMYIYKPISQHNLIQTISRVNRKFAGKNKGLVVDYIGIKKAMNLALAKYNKGDQDNFEDIDASLTAVRDQLDLLDKIFHKFDSSNYFNGSPLDQLNTLNKAAEYAQITKTIETRFMGIVKRLKAAYDICAGSEKLTQTERDYTHFYLAVRSIVFKLTKGNAPDTAQMNARVREMIKDALQSDGVEEIFKIGEEADSHQDIFDDEYLAKLDKIKMPNTKIKLLQQLLAKAIGEIKKVNQVKGVDFTKKMEALVANYNDRSENDLYRSEVYDDMAEALTDMIMKVRDEFDSGEKLGIDFEEKAFYDILLELCKKYDFTYPEEKLIELAKKVKELVKTQVKYPDWNTRPDMKSALKVGLIILLDEFGYPPVERDEVYQEIFTQAENYKKNRK; from the coding sequence ATGAGTCAAAAATTTACAGAAGCCCAATTAGAAGCTGCATTTTCTGAGTTGATTGCCATTGAAGGATATCCACATCATTTAGGCGATACGCTTAACCGTGGTGAAGACGAAGTTATTTTAGCAGATGATTTACGTACTTTTTTACTTCAAAAATACAAGGAAGAAAACTTAACCAAACAAGAAGCTGATAGTATTATTTTACAAATAAAAACCTTGCCTGCTTCTGACTTATATGAGAGTAACAAGCGTTTTATGTCTTGGTTATCTGATGGTTTTATTTTAAAAAGAGAAGATCATACGCAGAAAGATATTTATATCAACCTGGTTGATTTTTCAGGTTTAGAAAACCAAACAATAAGTAAAAACATAGAAAGCTTGGTTGCAGAACCATCAACAAATTATGGAAATCTAAATATTTACAAATTTGTTACTCAATTAGAAATTACAGAAGCAAACCAAAAACGGATTCCAGATGGTATTTTATATATCAACGGATTGCCTTTGGTAGTGTTTGAATTTAAAACTGCTATACGAGAAGAAACGACTATACACAATGCATACGAACAATTAACAATACGTTACAAAAGAGATATACCACAACTTTTTATTTGCAATGCTTTTTGTGTAATTTCTGATGGCGTAAACAATAAAGCTGGTTCATTTTTTGCTCCTTATGAGTTTTATTACGCTTGGAGGCGTGTTGATGGTTTGGCCAAAGATGTAGACGGTATAAATTCTATGTTTACACTGGTGCAAGGCATGTTGCAGAAAAACCGATTACTAGATATTATTCGCAATTTTATTTACTTGCCAGACAGCAGTAAAAGGAATGAAAAAATTGTGTGTCGTTATCCGCAATATTATGCTGCAAGAGCTTTGTATGATAATATAAAATTAGCTCAAAAAAACAGAGATGGTTCTGGTGGTGATGGAAAAGGTGGAACTTATTTTGGAGCGACTGGTTGTGGTAAAAGTTTCACGATGCTTTTTCTGACACGTTTATTAATGAAGAGCCAGTATTTTGGAAACCCAACAATACTATTAATTACAGATAGAACCGATTTAGATGACCAATTATCGTCTCAGTTTACAAACGCCAAAAACTATGTTGGTGATAACGGAATTTTAAGCGTAGAAAGCCGTAAACAATTGCGAGAAAAATTACAAGGTTGCGAATCTGGTGGTGTATTTTTAACCACCATTCATAAATTTACAGAAGACTTGGCTTTGTTAACCGAAAGAACTAATGTTATTTGTATTTCTGATGAAGCACACCGAAGCCAAACCAATTTAGACCAAAAAGTTACTGTTACGGAAAAAGGAGTGAAAAAGACCTTTGGTTTTGCTAAATACCTACACGATTCTTTACCCAATGCTACTTTTGTAGGTTTTACAGGAACACCAATAGATGCAACACTTGATGTCTTCGGAAAAGTAGTTGACGCATACACAATGACCGAATCAGTAAAAGATGAAATTACGGTACGTATTGTGTATGAAGGAAGAGCAGCAAAAGTAATTCTAAATAATAGTGAACTCGCAAAAATAGAAGCTTATTATAATGAAGCTGCTAACGAAGGTGCAAATGAATATCAGGTAGATGAAAGTAAAAAGCAGTCGGCTAATATGAATGCAGTCTTGGGAGATCCAGACATTTTAAAGAAAATAGCCAACGATTTTATAACACATTACGAAAATAGAGTAAACGAAGGAGCTACGGTAAAAGGAAAAGCAATGTTTGTATGCAGTAGTAGACCAATTGCCTACGCTTTTTATCAAAATTTAATAGCCTTACGTCCAGAGTGGGCAGAAATAAAAATAGCCAAAGACGGAGCAGAATTAACTGATAAAGAAAAGAAAGAAATAAAACCAATGCAACGTGTTAAAATGATAATGACACGCGGCAAAGACGACCCAAAAGAAATGTATGAAGCTTTGGGTACAAAAGAATACAGGAAAGAACTAGACCGACAATTTAAAAATGAAAAATCAAACTTTAAAATCGCTATTGTAGTAGATATGTGGTTGACTGGTTTTGATGTACCGTTTTTAGACAGTATGTATATCTACAAACCAATATCACAACACAATTTAATTCAGACCATTTCTCGTGTAAATCGAAAATTTGCAGGGAAAAACAAAGGTTTAGTAGTCGATTATATTGGAATAAAAAAAGCAATGAATTTAGCTTTAGCTAAATATAATAAAGGAGACCAAGATAATTTTGAAGATATAGACGCTTCTTTAACTGCGGTGAGAGACCAATTAGATCTGTTAGATAAAATATTTCATAAGTTTGATAGTTCTAATTATTTTAATGGTTCGCCGTTGGATCAATTAAATACCTTAAATAAAGCTGCCGAATATGCTCAAATTACAAAAACCATTGAAACACGCTTTATGGGTATTGTGAAACGTTTAAAAGCTGCTTATGATATTTGTGCAGGAAGCGAAAAGCTAACCCAAACGGAAAGAGATTACACCCATTTTTATTTAGCAGTTCGCTCTATTGTGTTTAAATTGACTAAAGGAAATGCACCAGATACCGCACAAATGAATGCAAGAGTGCGAGAAATGATTAAAGATGCTTTGCAAAGTGATGGTGTAGAAGAAATATTTAAAATTGGAGAAGAAGCCGATAGTCATCAAGATATTTTTGATGATGAATATTTAGCGAAGCTGGATAAAATAAAAATGCCCAACACCAAAATAAAACTCTTACAACAATTACTTGCTAAAGCTATTGGAGAAATCAAAAAGGTAAACCAAGTAAAAGGCGTTGATTTCACTAAAAAAATGGAAGCTTTGGTAGCTAACTACAACGACCGTAGTGAAAATGACCTCTATCGTAGTGAGGTGTATGATGATATGGCTGAAGCATTAACAGATATGATTATGAAGGTTCGGGATGAATTTGATTCTGGAGAAAAACTAGGAATTGATTTTGAAGAAAAAGCATTTTATGATATTCTGTTAGAACTTTGTAAAAAATATGATTTTACGTATCCAGAAGAAAAACTAATTGAATTGGCTAAGAAGGTAAAAGAGTTAGTTAAAACCCAAGTTAAATATCCAGACTGGAATACAAGACCTGATATGAAGTCTGCTTTAAAAGTTGGTTTAATTATATTATTAGATGAGTTTGGTTATCCTCCAGTAGAAAGAGATGAAGTCTATCAAGAAATTTTTACCCAAGCAGAGAATTATAAGAAGAATAGGAAATAA